A genomic stretch from Setaria italica strain Yugu1 chromosome VII, Setaria_italica_v2.0, whole genome shotgun sequence includes:
- the LOC101761691 gene encoding glycine-rich protein 2-like yields MAAERAKGTVKWFNGTKGFGFISPDDGSQDLFVHQSCVKADGYPNLKDGEAVEYTVGSDHDGRSKALDVTAPGGGSLPGGERPDSGGYGGRGGGDRGGYGGGGGGYGGGGDRGYGGGGDRGYGGGGGYGGGGDRGYGGGGGGRGSGCYKCGEEGHMARDCSQGGGGGGYGGGGGGGGGRGCYKCGEEGHLARDCTQGGGGGGYGGGGGGYGGGGGGGGGGRGCYNCGGEGHISRECPNRH; encoded by the coding sequence atggcggcggagcGTGCGAAGGGGACGGTGAAGTGGTTCAACGGGACCAAGGGCTTCGGCTTCATCAGCCCCGACGACGGCAGCCAGGACCTCTTCGTCCACCAGTCCTGCGTCAAGGCCGACGGCTACCCCAACCTCAAGGACGGCGAGGCCGTCGAGTACACCGTCGGCAGCGACCACGACGGACGCTCCAAGGCCCTCGACGTCaccgcgcccggcggcggctccctcCCCGGCGGGGAGCGCCCCGACAGCGGCGGCtacggcgggcgcggcggcggcgaccgcggcggctacggtggaggcggcggcggttacggaggaggcggcgaccgcggctacggcggcggaggcgaccgCGGCtacgggggaggaggcggctacggcggcggcggcgaccgcggctacggcggtggcggcggtggacgcgGCAGTGGCTGCTACAAGTGCGGCGAGGAGGGCCACATGGCGAGGGACTGCtcccagggcggcggcggcggcgggtacggcggcggcggcggcggcggaggcggccggggcTGCTACAAGTGCGGCGAGGAGGGCCACTTGGCGAGGGACTGCacccagggcggcggcggtggcggctacggcggaggcggtggcggctacggcggtggtggaggcggcggcggcggcggccgcgggtgcTACAACTGCGGTGGCGAGGGCCACATCTCCCGCGAGTGCCCCAACAGGCACTAG
- the LOC101762779 gene encoding putative disease resistance protein RGA3, translating into MEFAFSAARWVVGKALAPVADGFLEAWAASKNLGSEVDGLMTELQYAQAMLNNTRGRDIDNPALNDLLLKLRLLAYDADDVLDELDYFRIQDELDGTYHAATEHAGGCARDLLLNARHTGRYVANKFKLSSGSPDATRGRQTAQIPKLKFDRVDISTRMTEIVKKLNPICAKVSTVLNLELIGSKGITTATMERPTTSEEITEPKLYGRETELQSVVDSITHGECFANELSVLPIVGPGGIGKTTFTQHVYQEVRSHFQVTIWICVSLDFNADRLAQEAVKKIPEDEKKSGSDQELIEQRLKGKRFLLVLDDIWKCHEDEWEKLLAPFRKGGGKGNMVIVTTRMSDVAKMVKTGDSQIQLDRLGAQDFKDFFDACVSTRHEFWSEHPELSEIGKEISVKLKCSPLAAKTVGRLLRKQLTLEHWRRVLESKEWELQTSDNDIMPALKISYDYLPLNLKQCFSYCALFPEDYEFDSKELVHFWIGLDVLHLGDQSIRIEDVGKSYLVDLVNYGFFKRNKKDNGCHYYVIHDLLHELAVKVSRYDCLSIQISKVRSVHIPASVRHLSIIVDNKDVEDIITYKDCEKDLGALDKRLQIENIRTLMLFGENLKSFSKTFGNLFKKARALRAIFLSEESYIVENMWWNFSKLVHLRYLRIKGDYHFLERDLPGTISRLYHLKILDIKDSWGCPMPSRYLSNLVSMQHFLVPGYMRLHSDILNVGNLKLLRELRRFEAKKENKGFELKQLAELLELEVLGIYNLEKVKLKEEAAAMKLIQKHHLQELVLDWDINRSDKDPIGEENILESLMPHSNLYKLSITGHGGDTCPSWLGTNLSVKTLESLRLSNVCWKTFPPLGEMWFVGEHCKSCIPEQSFKKLKRLELEKVPKLIKWVGNGPSDLFSHLEVLVIKDCPELMELPFSRCAGYEQDVEDNMTWFPKLEKLEITDCPKLSSLPCVPWSSSTCSAKIVQAGSGIKELSFGGDSLEIKGKDTLDSAFWRVLAFHNLSKLEALRVTRCPPLSLVHLEKLSSLRSLQINDMGDAFCSAEGDGHAGYRFPVKNVLIEQYGGSGQRLTRLFSCFPNLLWFRMFKCEKLTGLGVVGLHKRTEALPRPPSISVNQVEEAQVGQHEQQGARAEEEIAAASTSEGVLLLPHQLQFLKISDCQNLVLYPGLLDHDEDEGRTGGGGLQGLSSLTSLEIVRCPRFLSSYSSSSSSSCFPFPTSLEYLSLEGVEGMETLLPLSNLTSLTELRIRECGGLKGEGLQSHLAQGRLLAQGVEGMETPSLLHSIPADYNREAGRTRGGQGLQGLTSLRTLEVIGCPRLLSSYSSSSTSPCSPFPTSLEHLSLHGVEGMETLLPLSNLISLTYLYIHDCGDLRGEGLQSLLAQGRLTRLIVYKTPKFFAGSEPSLPREPELPSSSSKLQFLDTDDVAGVLAAPICALLSSSLTKLSFATDSKVERFTKEQEEALQLLTSLEGIRFWECDKLQCLPAGLHRLPNLKRLVIVNCLAIGSLPKDGLPNSLQKLAIAGCPGIRSLPNVEYLPSSLRKLDVEDSKSVELRRHCHKLIGTIPIVTT; encoded by the coding sequence ATGGAGTTCGCGTTCAGCGCGGCGCGGTGGGTGGTGGGCAAGGCGCTCGCCCCCGTCGCAGACGGCTTCCTGGAGGCGTGGGCGGCCAGCAAGAATCTCGGCTCCGAGGTCGATGGCCTCATGACGGAGCTGCAGTACGCGCAGGCCATGCTCAACAACACCCGTGGCAGGGACATCGACAACCCGGCCCTCAACGACCTGCTACTCAAGCTGCGTCTGCTGGCCTACGACGCCGACGACGTGCTCGACGAGCTCGACTACTTCCGCATCCAGGACGAGCTCGACGGCACTTACCATGCCGCTACCGAGCACGCCGGGGGATGCGCCCGTGACCTCCTCCTCAATGCTCGCCACACTGGAAGATACGTTGCCAATAAATTCAAGCTCTCCTCAGGCTCGCCTGATGCTACTCGTGGAAGACAAACTGCACAGATACCAAAATTGAAGTTTGATAGGGTGGATATATCTACAAGGATGACAGAGATCGTAAAGAAGCTCAATCCCATCTGTGCTAAGGTCTCAACCGTTCTTAATCTAGAGCTCATAGGCTCCAAAGGTATCACTACTGCCACCATGGAACGGCCCACAACCAGTGAGGAAATTACAGAGCCTAAATTGTATGGGAGGGAGACAGAGCTACAGAGTGTTGTAGATTCCATTACCCATGGTGAATGTTTTGCCAATGAACTTAGTGTGCTTCCAATTGTTGGCCCGGGCGGTATTGGGAAGACAACTTTCACACAACATGTGTACCAAGAAGTGAGGAGCCATTTCCAAGTTACAATTTGGATATGCGTCTCTCTGGATTTCAATGCAGATAGATTGGCACAAGAAGCTGTGAAAAAGATTCCCGAAGATGAAAAGAAAAGTGGTAGTGACCAAGAACTAATTGAGCAAAGATTAAAAGGTAAACGGTTTTTGCTTGTCCTGGATGATATATGGAAGTGTCATGAGGATGAGTGGGAAAAACTATTAGCACCATTTAGAAAAGGTGGAGGAAAAGGTAATATGGTTATAGTCACAACTCGGATGTCAGATGTGGCCAAAATGGTTAAGACAGGTGATTCTCAAATACAGTTGGACCGTTTAGGAGCTCAAGATTTTAAGGATTTCTTTGACGCATGTGTATCTACCAGACATGAGTTCTGGTCAGAGCATCCTGAGTTAAGTGAAATTGGGAAAGAAATAAGTGTCAAACTGAAATGTTCACCTCTTGCAGCAAAAACTGTAGGGAGATTACTAAGAAAACAGCTCACTTTGGAGCATTGGAGAAGGGTTCTAGAGAGCAAAGAATGGGAACTCCAAACCAGTGACAATGACATTATGCCAGCGTTGAAGATTAGCTATGATTATCTTCCACTTAACCTAAAGCAATGCTTTTCCTATTGTGCTTTGTTTCCTGAAGATTACGAATTTGACAGCAAAGAGTTAGTTCACTTTTGGATAGGACTAGATGTTTTACATCTGGGTGATCAGAGCATAAGAATAGAAGATGTTGGCAAGAGTTATTTGGTTGACTTGGTCAACTATGGATTTTTCAAAAGGAACAAAAAAGACAATGGCTGTCATTATTATGTTATCCATGACCTATTACATGAGCTGGCCGTCAAAGTTTCACGGTACGATTGTCTTAGCATACAAATATCTAAAGTGAGGTCTGTACATATCCCGGCATCAGTACGCCACTTGTCTATCATTGTGGATAACAAAGATGTTGAGGATATAATTACTTATAAAGACTGTGAGAAGGATCTTGGTGCACTTGATAAAAGGCTGCAAATTGAAAACATACGTACATTGATGTTGTTTGGTGAAAATTTGAAGAGTTTTTCCAAAACATTTGGTAATTTGTTTAAGAAAGCTAGAGCCCTTCGCGCTATTTTTTTGTCTGAagaatcatatattgtggaGAATATGTGGTGGAACTTTTCAAAGCTTGTCCACCTTCGCTACCTAAGGATTAAGGGGGATTACCATTTTCTGGAAAGAGACCTACCAGGAACAATTTCAAGACTATATCACTTGAAGATCCTAGACATTAAAGATTCCTGGGGCTGCCCTATGCCATCAAGATATTTAAGCAACCTCGTAAGTATGCAACATTTTCTTGTCCCTGGTTATATGAGGCTTCACTCGGACATTCTCAATGTGGGAAACCTGAAACTTCTACGAGAACTAAGAAGATTTGAAgctaagaaagaaaataaaggtTTTGAGTTAAAGCAACTAGCAGAACTACTAGAGCTTGAAGTACTGGGCATTTACAATCTTGAAAAGGTTAAATTAAAGGAAGAAGCAGCTGCAATGAAACTAATACAAAAACACCATTTACAAGAGCTCGTACTAGATTGGGATATTAATCGCTCCGATAAGGATCCTATTGGAGAAGAGAATATCCTTGAAAGTCTTATGCCACATAGCAATCTCTACAAGCTATCTATTACTGGGCATGGAGGTGACACTTGCCCTTCATGGCTTGGTACGAACCTCTCGGTAAAAACTTTGGAATCTCTTCGGCTGAGTAACGTATGTTGGAAAACATTTCCACCTCTAGGAGAGATGTGGTTTGTCGGTGAACATTGTAAAAGCTGTATACCAGAGCAAAGCTTCAAAAAATTGAAGAGGCTAGAACTGGAAAAGGTACCAAAATTGATAAAATGGGTTGGAAATGGCCCTTCTGATTTGTTCTCTCACTTGGAAGTACTCGTCATCAAAGACTGTCCAGAACTCATGGAATTGCCATTTTCACGTTGTGCTGGATATGAACAAGACGTTGAGGATAACATGACCTGGTTTCCTAAACTAGAAAAGCTCGAAATTACAGATTGTCCAAAGCTATCATCATTGCCTTGTGTTCCATGGTCTAGCTCTACTTGCAGCGCTAAGATTGTACAAGCTGGTTCGGGTATTAAGGAGCTGTCTTTCGGTGGAGATTCCTTGGAAATCAAGGGAAAGGACACATTGGATAGTGCTTTTTGGAGGGTGTTAGCCTTTCATAACCTATCCAAACTTGAAGCATTGCGGGTGACGAGATGCCCTCCTTTGTCATTGGTTCACCTCGAAAAGCTATCATCCCTAAGGAGCCTCCAGATAAATGATATGGGTGATGCCTTTTGTTCGGCTGAAGGTGATGGTCATGCCGGATATCGATTTCCAGTTAAAAACGTCTTGATTGAGCAATATGGTGGTAGTGGGCAGCGACTGACACGACTGTTCTCTTGCTTCCCAAACCTCCTCTGGTTCAGAATGTTCAAGTGTGAGAAGTTAACAGGGTTAGGCGTTGTGGGCCTGCATAAGAGGACGGAAGCACTGCCAAGACCGCCGTCAATTTCAGTTAACCAAGTGGAGGAGGCACAAGTTGGACAGCACGAGCAGCAGGGCGCAAGAGCAGAGGAGGAAAtagcagcagcatcaacatcagAAGGGGTACTATTGCTGCCTCACCAATTACAATTTTTGAAGATCTCGGACTGCCAAAATTTGGTCCTCTACCCAGGTTTACTCGACCACGACGAAGACGAAGGACGAACCGGAGGTGGAGGCCTCCAAGGTCTGAGCTCCCTCACTTCATTAGAGATAGTGAGATGCCCCAGGTTCCTCTCCTCCTAttcatcgtcgtcctcctcttctTGTTTCCCTTTCCCAACCTCCCTGGAATACCTCTCTCTGGAAGGCGTGGAGGGCATGGAAACGCTGCTCCCTCTCTCGAACCTCACCTCTCTCACAGAGTTACGCATACGGGAATGTGGGGGTCTTAAAGGCGAGGGACTGCAGTCTCACCTCGCCCAAGGCCGTCTCCTCGCCCAAGGCGTGGAGGGCATGGAAACGCCGAGCCTCCTCCACTCCATTCCAGCCGACTACAACAGAGAAGCAGGACGAACTCGGGGAGGACAAGGGCTCCAAGGTCTGACCTCCCTCCGAACTTTGGAGGTAATAGGTTGTCCCAGGTTGCTCTCCTCCTATTCGTCCTCCTCCACTTCTCCTTGTTCTCCCTTCCCAACCTCCCTGGAACACCTCTCTCTTCACGGCGTGGAGGGCATGGAGACGCTGCTGCCTCTCTCAAATCTCATCTCTCTCACATATTTATACATACATGATTGTGGGGATTTAAGAGGCGAGGGACTGCAGTCTCTCCTCGCCCAAGGCCGTCTCACCAGATTAATTGTCTACAAAACCCCCAAATTCTTCGCTGGTTCCGAGCCCTCACTGCCGCGTGAACCAGAGCTtccatcctcttcctccaaaCTGCAGTTTCTTGACACGGATGACGTCGCGGGTGTCCTTGCTGCGCCCATCTGTGCCTTGCTCTCTTCCTCGCTGACCAAATTGAGCTTTGCGACGGACTCAAAGGTGGAGCGCTTCACAAAGGAGCAAGAGGAGGCCCTTCAGCTCCTCACCTCCCTCGAGGGGATCAGATTTTGGGAGTGCGACAAGCTGCAGTGCCTCCCTGCAGGGCTGCATAGACTTCCGAACCTCAAGAGATTGGTGATAGTCAATTGTCTAGCCATCGGCTCGCTGCCCAAGGATGGCCTGCCAAATTCACTGCAAAAACTAGCGATCGCAGGCTGCCCAGGCATCCGGTCTCTTCCAAATGTGGAATACCTTCCAAGTTCGCTGCGAAAATTGGATGTCGAAGATAGCAAAAGCGTGGAACTAAGAAGGCATTGCCACAAGTTGATAGGAACTATTCCAATAGTCACAACCTGA
- the LOC101762106 gene encoding uncharacterized protein LOC101762106, producing MQTVMTNIFQLDNSDKSKSPEPSPTGRRKLAELLQEAMQNGPEERTDVSKNEKKQLQSVAADGKPVSESTSSSACSTELTPTVVAKSRKEKAWYSGRCCLPSFVHSLTLDESERGQKMSSGPCAV from the coding sequence ATGCAAACAGTGATGACCAACATCTTTCAACTGGACAATTCAGACAAGTCCAAATCACCAGAACCTTCTCCAACTGGCAGGAGGAAACTAGCCGAGCTCCTGCAGGAGGCGATGCAAAATGGCCCTGAAGAAAGAACCGATGTCAGCAAGAATGAGAAGAAGCAGTTGCAATCTGTCGCTGCAGACGGGAAGCCGGTGTCTGAATCCACATCCAGCTCCGCTTGCAGCACGGAACTAACGCCGACCGTGGTCGCCAAGAGCCGGAAGGAGAAGGCATGGTACTCCGGTCGCTGTTGCCTGCCGAGCTTTGTTCATAGCCTGACCTTAGATGAGAGTGAGAGGGGGCAGAAGATGAGCTCTGGGCCATGTGCTGTTTGA